From the genome of Biomphalaria glabrata chromosome 1, xgBioGlab47.1, whole genome shotgun sequence, one region includes:
- the LOC106065117 gene encoding deleted in lung and esophageal cancer protein 1-like isoform X3 produces the protein MNLANSQNGPRGQEPPMYIQRPSAGQSQDVRHILARNFRELYTRDTIRPDTVKNLQTSRGGDDAYHEHYVESLQKIYSEWQRRMDEAAMLERHIMQAQARAMSADERALNKASKSCDNFGSLGLPPGRAHFKSCIDTELLRKHNLLIPSDYMVQEPLTVPAPKAPELPDYARETLASRQHSRPNTQHLITTPRSMLPGDSEDLPSFLSEEDIQDLPVQKHDVTSSQPEFPKKAGWKEFLSEEQREIDRRDLDLINAKINYLKNPRYVPPENVSSLIIPKKKKKVINGNLQVEPKQQTSSPVIFVPCPAVVEFINYKVGEVYEITLELKNMSSVMRQCRVLPPSSSIFSVGLGQFPGENGLVAPGMSCRYNIRFAPNSLKDYNDCITVQTQGSYSIDVPLRARRPPPILTLPNEIDLGSCLVGGVQVTHIIVKNEGGPGRFCLLNKNKWPSSSIRTLMPTMNRMNFKQSPIFIIPTTFELLPGQTILLEAYFSPQSAKDYLQEMVLTCDNCHSAHFMVKGEGQLVKVGLPEEKNLVFSDHLPGELKDITAQHLIKFDDLNPFTYTEKKISVRNYTKVEIPYQWVFYKPLIQHSCSEKANLSGTAKDVERALDMSSVFSIHPPSGVLKPSELTDFMLTFAPPKEDEYHSTAHLILENIPYSKDMQSINQADDMASMATSNIHEDDLSHAPHASAVHVTDVTGAEIEVKGKCVPLNVVLHPYAIILQPKALIGTTIKRLFTMANHSFSTISFQWDSYVEETIIEVEPPYGELDPGMAMDLEISITGAQIGKISRTLFCRVVHMLEPLPLYVQAEFKGPELSILEPSIYFGLVRVGESAVKELTILNTSEMKITFTIHEETGDKAMQSDLRFSITSGEIRPLERKTVELFFTPHVVQHLKTICQVICDKGNTCSVAVQGEGQNPVVCFLECNKILQDVYLDVPVILQAVLHNQTLLPTNYRWGKVEGSQRDYCSIEVEDMEGKILSWEQKPITIRFTPYKSLEFNDLRIPCCIENQSEKLFLNIVCQVKTLSVSYKTSTDKTDVSSDLQLHFGDQIQFNEPVKRYVHIFNETAIPAHFKVAAEYFCASTPVATETNVSATSQSNRRTLLSRTPNIADPLSKTPEKMKKDYTKMILGEKKGAAFVPYPATGHLKPFEEQIIEVTVFSDMWGTYKDLLRIEVGDLEPVVMPMSATVVGCPLHFQLTAGQPELRTIVRFGSHSPGTKAITRKLRINNSSPFDIRIDWEIFEASNDSTKLIDFLTSFGPSFPAEKKSDSSLCLLKLSSSEIRTIDLVSSNFMESDVPDNRPQVVSCFLRPHEGDPIKEPFSILPKQLVVPGHGSSYVNVSFLPSDVVDGIDYLGFANGYLSLDKLVEEQSKVSRSEAYEIDHLQLEFTANLIPPMLTVEEVDEEGLVIRAAMSDLMKDGKMLKKSLSTSSVMLTNNTLSRMTFLLRAKKPFILVDLDTTSEDDQPSQAMVTNMCTLNPGSHIMVKVGLQVSQSLLSLKTAERIDDTLEIKNILSINYDNKTRQTIPILGVVAVPQFELSANSIDFESCLVGQTRIIELMLYNTGAADSYWKMQIEHSNNEFDNSMFQVHPSEGVLPAQIDKLSNNKTVIAISFTPNLTHYDRISKYKCFHIVH, from the exons ATGAACTTAGCGAATTCACAAAATGGACCTAGGGGACAGGAGCCACCAATGTATATTCAAAGACCATCTGCTGGACAGTCACAAGATGTTCGCCATATTCTAGCCAGAAATTTCAGAGAACTCTACACAAGAGATACAATAAGGCCTGATACAGTAAAGAATTTACAAACATCAAGAGGTGGAGATGATGCTTACCATGAGCATTACGTGGAGAGTTTGCAAAAG ATTTACTCTGAGTGGCAGCGTCGCATGGATGAAGCGGCCATGTTGGAGCGACACATTATGCAGGCTCAAGCTAGAGCTATGTCAGCTGATGAGCGAGCACTTAACAAGGCCTCTAAATCCTGTGATAATTTTGGCTCATTAGGGTTGCcaccag GGCGGGCACACTTCAAGTCATGCATTGACACTGAGCTACTAAGGAAGCATAATCTACTGATACCCAGTGATTATATGGTTCAAGAGCCTTTGACAGTACCAGCTCCTAAAg cTCCTGAACTACCTGACTATGCCAGAGAGACTTTAGCCTCCCGGCAGCACAGTCGTCCCAATACTCAGCATTTAATCACTACTCCAAGATCAATGCTACCAGGAGACAGTGAGGACTTGCCATCATTTTTATCAGAGGAGGATATACAGGATTTGCCTGTGCAAAAACATGATGTGACAAGTAGCCAG cctGAGTTTCCCAAAAAAGCTGGATGGAAAGAGTTTTTATcagaggaacagagagaaatagacagaAGAGACTTGGACTTAATAAATGCAAAGATTAATTACCTTAAGAATCCACGTTATGTACCACCTGAGAATGTGAGTTCTTTGATAATTcccaaaaagaagaaaaaagtcaTCAATGGTAACCTTCAGGTGGAACCTAAACA ACAAACTTCTAGTCCAGTCATCTTTGTGCCTTGTCCTGCTGTTGTTGAATTTATCAACTATAAAGTTGGAGAGGTCTATGAG ATTACATTAGAGTTGAAGAATATGTCTTCTGTAATGCGCCAATGTCGAGTTCTGCCACCCTCAAGTAGCATATTCTCAGTAGGCTTAG GCCAGTTTCCTGGAGAAAATGGGTTAGTTGCCCCAGGAATGAGCTGTAGATATAATATCAGGTTTGCCCCCAATTCTTTGAAAGATTACAATGACTGCATCACTGTCCAAACTCAGGGATCCTATTCTATTGATGTGCCATTGAGAGCCAGACGTCCACCACCTATTCTTACGT TaccaaatgaaatagatcttGGTAGCTGTTTGGTTGGTGGTGTGCAAGTGACTCATATCATTGTCAAAAATGAAGGAGGACCTGGAAGATTTTgtctattaaacaaaaataaatggcCATCTTCCAGCATCAGG acTCTGATGCCAACTATGAACAGGATGAATTTTAAACAGTCACCTATCTTTATTATTCCAACAACATTTGAGCTACTTCCTGGACAAACTATTCTTTTGGAGGCTTATTTCAGTCCTCAGTCAGCAAAAGATTATTTGCAAGAAATGGTTTTAACGTGTGATAACTGCCATTCAGCCCACTTCATGGTTAAAG ggGAAGGACAGCTGGTGAAAGTTGGCTTACCAGAAGAGAAAAATCTGGTATTCTCTGATCATCTGCCTGGAGAATTGAAAGACATAACAGCACAACATCTCATTAAGTTTGATGACCTCAATCCTTTCACATATACAGAAAAGAAAATCAGTGTCAGAAATTACAC aaaagtgGAAATACCATATCAGTGGGTTTTTTATAAACCACTAATTCAGCATAGCTGTTCAGAAAAAGCCAACCTCAGTGGTACAGCAAAGGATGTGGAAAGAGCCCTAGATATGAGCAGTGTTTTTAGTATTCATCCCCCTAGTGGAGTCTTAAAGCCTTCAGAGTTGACAGACTTCATGCTGACTTTTGCTCCCCCTAAA GAAGATGAGTACCACAGTACAGCTCATTTAATTCTAGAAAATATTCCTTATTCTAAGGACATGCAAAGCATTAACCAAGCTGATGATATGGCATCAATGGCCACATCCAACATTCACGAGGATGACTTAAGCCATGCTCCCCATGCATCTG CAGTGCATGTAACTGATGTTACTGGGGCAGAGATTGAAGTCAAAGGAAAGTGTGTCCCTCTAAATGTGGTGCTCCACCCATATGCAATCATCTTACAACCTAAAGCTCTGATTGGCACAACTATCAAAAGATTGTTTACG atggCAAATCACAGTTTTTCAACCATCAGCTTTCAGTGGGACTCTTATGTGGAAGAAACCATCATTGAAGTAGAGCCACCATATGGTGAACTTG ATCCTGGTATGGCTATGGATCTAGAGATAAGTATTACTGGAGCTCAGATTGGGAAGATTAGTCGCACCTTGTTCTGTCGTGTGGTACACATGCTTGAACCCTTACCATTGTATGTACAAGCAGAATTTAAG GGACCTGAATTGAGTATTCTAGAACCATCTATCTATTTTGGGCTTGTCAGAGTTGGCGAATCAGCAGTGAAAGAATTGACTATTCTCAACACTTCTGAGATGAAGATTACCTTTACCATTCATGAGGAAACTGGAGACAAG GCAATGCAAAGTGATCTTAGATTTTCCATTACTTCAGGAGAAATACGTCCATTGGAAAGAAAAACTGTTGAATTATTCTTTACTCCACATGTTGTTCAACACCTTAAGACTATTTGTCAAGTCATATGTGATAAAGGAAACACCTG TTCTGTTGCAGTGCAAGGAGAAGGCCAGAATCCTGTTGTTTGTTtcttagaatgtaataaaatcTTGCAAGATGTCTATCTTGATGTACCTGTTATATTACAAGCTGTTCTACACAATCAAACATTGCTGCCAACTAATTACAGATGGGGAAAG GTAGAGGGAAGCCAAAGAGATTACTGCAGTATTGAGGTGGAAGATATGGAAGGAAAGATTTTAAGCTGGGAACAAAAACCTATTACAATTAGGTTTACACCATATAAATCT TTGGAATTCAATGATTTGAGAATACCCTGCTGTATTGAAAATCAAAGTGAGAAACTTTTTCTAAATATAGTGTGTCAAGTAAAAACTCTCAGTGTGAGCTACAAGACTTCTACAGACAAAACGGATGTCAG ttCTGATTTACAGTTACACTTTGGAGACCAAATTCAGTTCAATGAACCTGTGAAAAGATATGTCCACATCTTCAATGAAACAGCCATTCCAGCACATTTCAAAGTAGCAGCAGAATATTTTTGTGCATCTACTCCAGTGGCTACTGAGACTAATGTTTCAGCCACTTCTCAAAG caACAGAAGAACTTTACTTTCCAGAACTCCAAATATTGCTGATCCATTGAGTAAAACTCCagagaaaatgaaaaagg ATTATACCAAGATGATTCTGGGAGAGAAAAAAGGTGCTGCCTTTGTGCCTTATCCAGCTACTGGACACTTGAAGCCTTTTGAAGAACAGATCATTGAAGTCACAGTATTCAGTGATATGTGGGGAACTTATAAAGACCTTTTGAGGATTGAG GTTGGTGATTTGGAACCAGTAGTGATGCCCATGAGTGCCACAGTGGTAGGTTGCCCTTTACATTTCCAGCTAACAGCTGGACAACCAGAACTCAGGACCATTGTaag GTTTGGCAGTCATTCACCAGGAACTAAAGCAATCACTAGAAAGTTAAGAATCAATAACTCAAGTCCGTTTG aTATCCGAATTGATTGGGAAATTTTCGAAGCCTCTAATGATTCTACCAAACTGATTGATTTTCTCACTTCCTTTGGTCCATCATTCCCTGCAGAAAAGAAAAGTG ACTCATCATTGTGTCTACTGAAACTCAGCTCTTCAGAGATTAGAACAATTGACCTTGTTTCATCCAACTTTATGGAAAGTGATGTCCCAGACAACAGGCCTCAAGTTGTATCTTGTTTCCTCAGGCCTCATGAAGGTGACCCTATTAAGGAACCCTTTTCAATACTACCCAAACAGTTG GTAGTGCCAGGCCATGGATCCAGCTATGTCAATGTGTCATTTTTACCCAGTGATGTAGTTGATGGAATAGATTATCTTGGATTTGCAAATGGCTACTTAAGTTTGGACAAGctg GTTGAAGAGCAAAGTAAAGTCTCAAGATCTGAAGCTTATGAAATTGACCATTTACAGTTAGAGTTCACAGCCAACCTCATACCGCCAAT GCTGACTGTTGAAGAAGTGGATGAAGAAGGTTTGGTGATCAGGGCAGCAATGAGTGATTTGATGAAAGATGGCAAG atgTTGAAAAAGTCACTGAGCACATCTTCTGTCATGTTGACTAACAACACACTCTCAAGGATGACTTTTCTACTCAGAGCCAAGAAACCTTTCATACTGGTGGACCTTGACACCACTTCAGAAGATGACCAACCCTCACAGGCAATGGTAACCAACATGTGTACACTGAATCCGGGTTCTCACATTATG GTTAAAGTTGGGCTTCAAGTGTCACAGTCCTTGCTGAGTCTCAAAACTGCAGAGAGAATTGATGACACTCTGGAGATCAAGAATATACTCAGCATCAACTAtgacaacaaaacaagacaa ACTATCCCTATACTTGGTGTGGTGGCAGTGCCTCAGTTTGAGTTGTCTGCTAACAGTATTGACTTTGAATCCTGTCTTGTGGGTCAAACAAGGATCATTGAGCTCATGCTGTATAATACAGGAGCTGCTGACAGCTATTGGAAGATGCAGATAG AACACAGCAATAATGAGTTTGACAACAGCATGTTCCAAGTGCATCCCTCAGAGGGAGTTCTGCCTGCTCAAATTGACAAACTCAGTAATAACAAGACAGTGATTGCCATTTCTTTCACACCTAACTTGACACATTATGACAGAATAtcgaaatataaatgttttcataTTGTACATTAA
- the LOC106065117 gene encoding deleted in lung and esophageal cancer protein 1-like isoform X1 yields MNLANSQNGPRGQEPPMYIQRPSAGQSQDVRHILARNFRELYTRDTIRPDTVKNLQTSRGGDDAYHEHYVESLQKIYSEWQRRMDEAAMLERHIMQAQARAMSADERALNKASKSCDNFGSLGLPPGRAHFKSCIDTELLRKHNLLIPSDYMVQEPLTVPAPKEETCCECWEELRTPELPDYARETLASRQHSRPNTQHLITTPRSMLPGDSEDLPSFLSEEDIQDLPVQKHDVTSSQPEFPKKAGWKEFLSEEQREIDRRDLDLINAKINYLKNPRYVPPENVSSLIIPKKKKKVINGNLQVEPKQQTSSPVIFVPCPAVVEFINYKVGEVYEITLELKNMSSVMRQCRVLPPSSSIFSVGLGQFPGENGLVAPGMSCRYNIRFAPNSLKDYNDCITVQTQGSYSIDVPLRARRPPPILTLPNEIDLGSCLVGGVQVTHIIVKNEGGPGRFCLLNKNKWPSSSIRTLMPTMNRMNFKQSPIFIIPTTFELLPGQTILLEAYFSPQSAKDYLQEMVLTCDNCHSAHFMVKGEGQLVKVGLPEEKNLVFSDHLPGELKDITAQHLIKFDDLNPFTYTEKKISVRNYTKVEIPYQWVFYKPLIQHSCSEKANLSGTAKDVERALDMSSVFSIHPPSGVLKPSELTDFMLTFAPPKEDEYHSTAHLILENIPYSKDMQSINQADDMASMATSNIHEDDLSHAPHASAVHVTDVTGAEIEVKGKCVPLNVVLHPYAIILQPKALIGTTIKRLFTMANHSFSTISFQWDSYVEETIIEVEPPYGELDPGMAMDLEISITGAQIGKISRTLFCRVVHMLEPLPLYVQAEFKGPELSILEPSIYFGLVRVGESAVKELTILNTSEMKITFTIHEETGDKAMQSDLRFSITSGEIRPLERKTVELFFTPHVVQHLKTICQVICDKGNTCSVAVQGEGQNPVVCFLECNKILQDVYLDVPVILQAVLHNQTLLPTNYRWGKVEGSQRDYCSIEVEDMEGKILSWEQKPITIRFTPYKSLEFNDLRIPCCIENQSEKLFLNIVCQVKTLSVSYKTSTDKTDVSSDLQLHFGDQIQFNEPVKRYVHIFNETAIPAHFKVAAEYFCASTPVATETNVSATSQSNRRTLLSRTPNIADPLSKTPEKMKKDYTKMILGEKKGAAFVPYPATGHLKPFEEQIIEVTVFSDMWGTYKDLLRIEVGDLEPVVMPMSATVVGCPLHFQLTAGQPELRTIVRFGSHSPGTKAITRKLRINNSSPFDIRIDWEIFEASNDSTKLIDFLTSFGPSFPAEKKSDSSLCLLKLSSSEIRTIDLVSSNFMESDVPDNRPQVVSCFLRPHEGDPIKEPFSILPKQLVVPGHGSSYVNVSFLPSDVVDGIDYLGFANGYLSLDKLVEEQSKVSRSEAYEIDHLQLEFTANLIPPMLTVEEVDEEGLVIRAAMSDLMKDGKMLKKSLSTSSVMLTNNTLSRMTFLLRAKKPFILVDLDTTSEDDQPSQAMVTNMCTLNPGSHIMVKVGLQVSQSLLSLKTAERIDDTLEIKNILSINYDNKTRQTIPILGVVAVPQFELSANSIDFESCLVGQTRIIELMLYNTGAADSYWKMQIEHSNNEFDNSMFQVHPSEGVLPAQIDKLSNNKTVIAISFTPNLTHYDRISKYKCFHIVH; encoded by the exons ATGAACTTAGCGAATTCACAAAATGGACCTAGGGGACAGGAGCCACCAATGTATATTCAAAGACCATCTGCTGGACAGTCACAAGATGTTCGCCATATTCTAGCCAGAAATTTCAGAGAACTCTACACAAGAGATACAATAAGGCCTGATACAGTAAAGAATTTACAAACATCAAGAGGTGGAGATGATGCTTACCATGAGCATTACGTGGAGAGTTTGCAAAAG ATTTACTCTGAGTGGCAGCGTCGCATGGATGAAGCGGCCATGTTGGAGCGACACATTATGCAGGCTCAAGCTAGAGCTATGTCAGCTGATGAGCGAGCACTTAACAAGGCCTCTAAATCCTGTGATAATTTTGGCTCATTAGGGTTGCcaccag GGCGGGCACACTTCAAGTCATGCATTGACACTGAGCTACTAAGGAAGCATAATCTACTGATACCCAGTGATTATATGGTTCAAGAGCCTTTGACAGTACCAGCTCCTAAAg AGGAAACTTGCTGTGAATGCTGGGAAGAATTAAGGA cTCCTGAACTACCTGACTATGCCAGAGAGACTTTAGCCTCCCGGCAGCACAGTCGTCCCAATACTCAGCATTTAATCACTACTCCAAGATCAATGCTACCAGGAGACAGTGAGGACTTGCCATCATTTTTATCAGAGGAGGATATACAGGATTTGCCTGTGCAAAAACATGATGTGACAAGTAGCCAG cctGAGTTTCCCAAAAAAGCTGGATGGAAAGAGTTTTTATcagaggaacagagagaaatagacagaAGAGACTTGGACTTAATAAATGCAAAGATTAATTACCTTAAGAATCCACGTTATGTACCACCTGAGAATGTGAGTTCTTTGATAATTcccaaaaagaagaaaaaagtcaTCAATGGTAACCTTCAGGTGGAACCTAAACA ACAAACTTCTAGTCCAGTCATCTTTGTGCCTTGTCCTGCTGTTGTTGAATTTATCAACTATAAAGTTGGAGAGGTCTATGAG ATTACATTAGAGTTGAAGAATATGTCTTCTGTAATGCGCCAATGTCGAGTTCTGCCACCCTCAAGTAGCATATTCTCAGTAGGCTTAG GCCAGTTTCCTGGAGAAAATGGGTTAGTTGCCCCAGGAATGAGCTGTAGATATAATATCAGGTTTGCCCCCAATTCTTTGAAAGATTACAATGACTGCATCACTGTCCAAACTCAGGGATCCTATTCTATTGATGTGCCATTGAGAGCCAGACGTCCACCACCTATTCTTACGT TaccaaatgaaatagatcttGGTAGCTGTTTGGTTGGTGGTGTGCAAGTGACTCATATCATTGTCAAAAATGAAGGAGGACCTGGAAGATTTTgtctattaaacaaaaataaatggcCATCTTCCAGCATCAGG acTCTGATGCCAACTATGAACAGGATGAATTTTAAACAGTCACCTATCTTTATTATTCCAACAACATTTGAGCTACTTCCTGGACAAACTATTCTTTTGGAGGCTTATTTCAGTCCTCAGTCAGCAAAAGATTATTTGCAAGAAATGGTTTTAACGTGTGATAACTGCCATTCAGCCCACTTCATGGTTAAAG ggGAAGGACAGCTGGTGAAAGTTGGCTTACCAGAAGAGAAAAATCTGGTATTCTCTGATCATCTGCCTGGAGAATTGAAAGACATAACAGCACAACATCTCATTAAGTTTGATGACCTCAATCCTTTCACATATACAGAAAAGAAAATCAGTGTCAGAAATTACAC aaaagtgGAAATACCATATCAGTGGGTTTTTTATAAACCACTAATTCAGCATAGCTGTTCAGAAAAAGCCAACCTCAGTGGTACAGCAAAGGATGTGGAAAGAGCCCTAGATATGAGCAGTGTTTTTAGTATTCATCCCCCTAGTGGAGTCTTAAAGCCTTCAGAGTTGACAGACTTCATGCTGACTTTTGCTCCCCCTAAA GAAGATGAGTACCACAGTACAGCTCATTTAATTCTAGAAAATATTCCTTATTCTAAGGACATGCAAAGCATTAACCAAGCTGATGATATGGCATCAATGGCCACATCCAACATTCACGAGGATGACTTAAGCCATGCTCCCCATGCATCTG CAGTGCATGTAACTGATGTTACTGGGGCAGAGATTGAAGTCAAAGGAAAGTGTGTCCCTCTAAATGTGGTGCTCCACCCATATGCAATCATCTTACAACCTAAAGCTCTGATTGGCACAACTATCAAAAGATTGTTTACG atggCAAATCACAGTTTTTCAACCATCAGCTTTCAGTGGGACTCTTATGTGGAAGAAACCATCATTGAAGTAGAGCCACCATATGGTGAACTTG ATCCTGGTATGGCTATGGATCTAGAGATAAGTATTACTGGAGCTCAGATTGGGAAGATTAGTCGCACCTTGTTCTGTCGTGTGGTACACATGCTTGAACCCTTACCATTGTATGTACAAGCAGAATTTAAG GGACCTGAATTGAGTATTCTAGAACCATCTATCTATTTTGGGCTTGTCAGAGTTGGCGAATCAGCAGTGAAAGAATTGACTATTCTCAACACTTCTGAGATGAAGATTACCTTTACCATTCATGAGGAAACTGGAGACAAG GCAATGCAAAGTGATCTTAGATTTTCCATTACTTCAGGAGAAATACGTCCATTGGAAAGAAAAACTGTTGAATTATTCTTTACTCCACATGTTGTTCAACACCTTAAGACTATTTGTCAAGTCATATGTGATAAAGGAAACACCTG TTCTGTTGCAGTGCAAGGAGAAGGCCAGAATCCTGTTGTTTGTTtcttagaatgtaataaaatcTTGCAAGATGTCTATCTTGATGTACCTGTTATATTACAAGCTGTTCTACACAATCAAACATTGCTGCCAACTAATTACAGATGGGGAAAG GTAGAGGGAAGCCAAAGAGATTACTGCAGTATTGAGGTGGAAGATATGGAAGGAAAGATTTTAAGCTGGGAACAAAAACCTATTACAATTAGGTTTACACCATATAAATCT TTGGAATTCAATGATTTGAGAATACCCTGCTGTATTGAAAATCAAAGTGAGAAACTTTTTCTAAATATAGTGTGTCAAGTAAAAACTCTCAGTGTGAGCTACAAGACTTCTACAGACAAAACGGATGTCAG ttCTGATTTACAGTTACACTTTGGAGACCAAATTCAGTTCAATGAACCTGTGAAAAGATATGTCCACATCTTCAATGAAACAGCCATTCCAGCACATTTCAAAGTAGCAGCAGAATATTTTTGTGCATCTACTCCAGTGGCTACTGAGACTAATGTTTCAGCCACTTCTCAAAG caACAGAAGAACTTTACTTTCCAGAACTCCAAATATTGCTGATCCATTGAGTAAAACTCCagagaaaatgaaaaagg ATTATACCAAGATGATTCTGGGAGAGAAAAAAGGTGCTGCCTTTGTGCCTTATCCAGCTACTGGACACTTGAAGCCTTTTGAAGAACAGATCATTGAAGTCACAGTATTCAGTGATATGTGGGGAACTTATAAAGACCTTTTGAGGATTGAG GTTGGTGATTTGGAACCAGTAGTGATGCCCATGAGTGCCACAGTGGTAGGTTGCCCTTTACATTTCCAGCTAACAGCTGGACAACCAGAACTCAGGACCATTGTaag GTTTGGCAGTCATTCACCAGGAACTAAAGCAATCACTAGAAAGTTAAGAATCAATAACTCAAGTCCGTTTG aTATCCGAATTGATTGGGAAATTTTCGAAGCCTCTAATGATTCTACCAAACTGATTGATTTTCTCACTTCCTTTGGTCCATCATTCCCTGCAGAAAAGAAAAGTG ACTCATCATTGTGTCTACTGAAACTCAGCTCTTCAGAGATTAGAACAATTGACCTTGTTTCATCCAACTTTATGGAAAGTGATGTCCCAGACAACAGGCCTCAAGTTGTATCTTGTTTCCTCAGGCCTCATGAAGGTGACCCTATTAAGGAACCCTTTTCAATACTACCCAAACAGTTG GTAGTGCCAGGCCATGGATCCAGCTATGTCAATGTGTCATTTTTACCCAGTGATGTAGTTGATGGAATAGATTATCTTGGATTTGCAAATGGCTACTTAAGTTTGGACAAGctg GTTGAAGAGCAAAGTAAAGTCTCAAGATCTGAAGCTTATGAAATTGACCATTTACAGTTAGAGTTCACAGCCAACCTCATACCGCCAAT GCTGACTGTTGAAGAAGTGGATGAAGAAGGTTTGGTGATCAGGGCAGCAATGAGTGATTTGATGAAAGATGGCAAG atgTTGAAAAAGTCACTGAGCACATCTTCTGTCATGTTGACTAACAACACACTCTCAAGGATGACTTTTCTACTCAGAGCCAAGAAACCTTTCATACTGGTGGACCTTGACACCACTTCAGAAGATGACCAACCCTCACAGGCAATGGTAACCAACATGTGTACACTGAATCCGGGTTCTCACATTATG GTTAAAGTTGGGCTTCAAGTGTCACAGTCCTTGCTGAGTCTCAAAACTGCAGAGAGAATTGATGACACTCTGGAGATCAAGAATATACTCAGCATCAACTAtgacaacaaaacaagacaa ACTATCCCTATACTTGGTGTGGTGGCAGTGCCTCAGTTTGAGTTGTCTGCTAACAGTATTGACTTTGAATCCTGTCTTGTGGGTCAAACAAGGATCATTGAGCTCATGCTGTATAATACAGGAGCTGCTGACAGCTATTGGAAGATGCAGATAG AACACAGCAATAATGAGTTTGACAACAGCATGTTCCAAGTGCATCCCTCAGAGGGAGTTCTGCCTGCTCAAATTGACAAACTCAGTAATAACAAGACAGTGATTGCCATTTCTTTCACACCTAACTTGACACATTATGACAGAATAtcgaaatataaatgttttcataTTGTACATTAA